A DNA window from Coffea arabica cultivar ET-39 chromosome 6c, Coffea Arabica ET-39 HiFi, whole genome shotgun sequence contains the following coding sequences:
- the LOC140008786 gene encoding uncharacterized protein, producing the protein MPSSPLLPDAVVVAPDLRAGEESAIAHGWGGVVVPCVVVVGMVTSSEAPEDEGSVMWLPSTMGNLFPRGQPLVEAVLPSISNEVQCARDDSLQMQKLHFDNVVYNTSGSLWLFYNGPFNLVLVDEGEQYFSFLVYHNLFPAPLTISFAHSFCTGKERRALWSGLLWDKPSHGPWLVGGDFSIVVETGEKKGSLSFRLSKAIDFLNYMSSAELFDAGFSGSSYTWCFRAVVKASWQQECIESPIQIVCTRLSRLKGAIKVWNKQWFGNIFDSARKAEETVLVAEKRVEEDDSSAAQESLQRANAEWWWYLLVEGSFWKQKLSDNDMLEKVPTIEEVQCVVFGMDGDNAASPNRFFCEVELSRRATATLIVLIPKVQNLSSFAQFQPISLCNFLNKVLSRILTERLAPLLPRIVSLNQSGFVRGRQISDNFLLAWECLSAIFEVVNGDAGKIRSSWKNRSLPPSRKIVLIKHVLSSIPLHLLVAVSPPKSVLATVERFVANFLWGSDEGGSKHYWICRKDLCAAKEEGGVGLRSMADVVDAFSIKLWWRLR; encoded by the exons ATGCCGTCTTCACCACTGCTTCCTGATGCAGTAGTTGTCGCACCTGATTTGAGAGCTGGTGAAGAAAGTGCTATAGCGCATG GCTGGGGAGGGGTTGTTGTGCCTTGCGTCGTGGTTGTGGGGATGGTCACATCGAGTGAGGCACCAGAGGATGAGGGTAGTGTGATGTGGCTGCCTTCTACAATGGGAAATCTTTTTCCAAGAGGCCAACCTTTGGTAGAGGCGGTGCTGCCCAGCATCTCAAACGAGGTTCAGTGTGCGCGAGATGACTCTCTCCAGATG CAAAAGCTCCATTTTGATAATGTAGTATACAATACATCCGGTTCTCTTTGGTTATTTTATAATGGCCCATTTAATCTTGTGCTGGTGGATGAGGGGGAGCAgtatttctcttttcttgtctACCATAATCTGTTTCCAGCCCCTTTAACTATCTCATTTGCTCATTCATTTTGCACGGGGAAGGAGAGACGGGCATTGTGGAGTGGTTTGCTGTGGGACAAGCCTTCACACGGGCCGTGGCTTGTAGGTGGGGATTTTAGTATTGTGGTAGAGACgggggaaaagaaaggaagtttGTCTTTTCGCCTGTCTAAGGCAATTGATTTTTTGAATTATATGTCTTCTGCGGAACTATTTGATGCAGGATTTTCTGGTTCTTCTTATACGTGGT GTTTTAGAGCTGTTGTCAAGGCCTCCTGGCAACAAGAGTGTATCGAATCTCCCATTCAAATAGTCTGTACTAGATTGTCCCGCTTAAAAGGGGCTATTAAAGTGTGGAATAAGCAATGGTTTGGCAATATTTTTGATAGTGCACGGAAGGCTGAGGAGACCGTGCTTGTAGCGGAGAAGCGCGTGGAGGAGGATGACTCAAGTGCTGCACAGGAGTCATTACAACGAGCCAACGCAGAGTGGTGGTGGTATTTGCTAGTGGAGGGGAGTTTTTGGAAGCAAAAA CTTTCTGACAATGATATGTTGGAAAAGGTTCCTACAATAGAGGAGGTGCAGTGTGTGGTTTTCGGTATGGATGGGGATAATGCTGCAAGCCCTAATAG ATTCTTCTGTGAAGTGGAGTTATCGAGGAGGGCCACAGCTACACTAATTGTACTAATTCCCAAGGTGCAGAACCTAAGTTCCTTTGCTCAGTTTCAGCCTATTAGTCTATGTAACTTCCTCAATAAGGTGTTGTCGAGGATCCTTACTGAGAGATTAGCTCCACTACTGCCTCGCATTGTCTCCCTTAATCAAAGTGGTTTCGTCCGTGGTCGCCAAATATCCGATAATTTCTTACTTGCTTGGGAG TGTCTTAGCGCCATCTTTGAAGTTGTTAATGGAGATGCTGGCAAGATACGAAG TTCTTGGAAGAATCGATCGTTGCCTCCAAGCAGAAAGATTGTTCTTATAAAGCATGTGTTGTCCTCTATTCCTCTTCACTTATTGGTGGCGGTGTCACCTCCGAAATCTGTGTTGGCTACTGTGGAGAGGTTTGTTGCTAACTTTCTTTGGGGCTCCGATGAGGGTGGATCCAAACACTATTGGATTTGTAGGAAGGATCTGTGTGCTGCTAAAGAGGAGGGTGGGGTAGGTCTTCGCTCCATGGCAGATGTTGTTGATGCTTTCTCAATAAAGTTGTGGTGGAGACTTCGATAG